The following proteins are co-located in the Macadamia integrifolia cultivar HAES 741 chromosome 3, SCU_Mint_v3, whole genome shotgun sequence genome:
- the LOC122072997 gene encoding ribosome production factor 2 homolog produces MLTERAKRALDKRAPKLVENLKKTLILHGTKISNVLNALLTDIYHLKKDCAIKYSRKNENIRPFESGGETSLEFFSLKTDCSLFIFGSHSKKRPNNLVIGRTYDHHIYDLVEVGVENFKTMESFSYDKKLAPRIGSKPFFAFFGEGFENVEELKHFKEVLLDLFRGEVVENLNITGVDHVYVCTAVSSNRVFFTHCALRMKRSGTVVPRMEMVEVGPSMDFLVRRHRLPNDGLKKEAMRTATDRPKKKEKNVSRDVIQGKIGKIYIPDQQVGGVELSHKAKGLKRARREAKLKNNVSEHKAKKQKADGE; encoded by the exons ATGCTGACAGAGAGAGCTAAACGAGCTCTTGACAAACGTGCACCCAAACTT GTTGAGAATTTGAAGAAGACCTTGATTCTTCATGGTACCAAGATCAGCAATGTATTGAATGCTCTGTTGACTGATATTTATCATCTTAAGAAGGACTGTGCTATAAAATACTCCCGGAAGAACGAGAACATTAGGCCCTTTGAAAGTGGTGGAGAAACTTCGTTAGAATTCTTTTCTCTCAAAACTGACTGCAGTCTTTTTATT TTTGGttctcactcaaagaaaaggCCAAACAATCTGGTTATAGGGCGGACTTATGATCACCACATTTATGATCTTGTGGAGGTTGGAGTGGAAAACTTCAAAACCATGGAGTCATTCTCATATGACAAGAAATTGGCTCCACGTATTGGGTCAAAAcctttctttgctttttttgGAGAAGGTTTCGAGAATGTAGAAGAACTGAAACATTTCAAGGAGGTTTTGCTTGATTTATTCAGGGGAGAG GTTGTAGAGAATTTAAATATTACTGGGGTAGACCATGTTTATGTGTGTACAGCTGTGTCCTCCAATAGAGTGTTCTTTACGCACTGTGCACTCCGTATGAAAAGGTCAGGCACAGTTGTCCCAAGGATGGAAATGGTAGAAGTTGGCCCTTCCATGGACTTTTTGGTTCGGCGGCATCGTCTTCCTAATGATGGCCTAAAGAAAGAAGCAATGAGAACTGCTACTGACCGTCCTAAGAAGAAG GAGAAGAATGTTAGCCGTGATGTAATACAAGGGAAGATTGGAAAGATCTACATTCCCGACCAACAG GTTGGTGGTGTGGAACTATCTCACAAAGCAAAAGGGTTGAAAAGGGCACGTCGTGAAGCTAAGCTGAAGAATAATGTGAGTGAGCACAAAGCAAAGAAGCAAAAGGCCGATGGTGAGTGA